A stretch of the Mycobacterium shigaense genome encodes the following:
- a CDS encoding pyruvate, phosphate dikinase, producing MTGSAPFRHPSVVLLDGTATPPRDILGNKGYGINAMRREGLPVPPAFCITTEVCARYFDKPDATIELIRDEVRSKLRWLESETARTFGSGPRPLLVSVRSGAAVPMPGMLDTVLNLGIDDAVQSALVALHGAEFAGDTRQRFDRSYRSVVLGDENGTVPEDPFAQLSGAIGAVFRSWYSARAIAYRTHHGLGAAGGTAVVVQAMVFGNMDSGSGTGVLFSRNPMTGADEPFGEWLPGGQGEDIVSGTSHVQPVSALRAEQPEIYDQLLSAAGTLERIAKDVQDIEFTVEQGKLWLLQTRVAERSAQAAVRLALALRDENLITDSEALCRVDPGQVEMLLQPSLQPETRLAAPLLAKGLPACPGVVSGMAYDDVDEAIDAAEDGRDVILVRAATSPDDIHGMIAARGIVTDIGGATSHAAVASRELHKPSVVGCGTGVARMLAGRQVTIDGTEGEVREGILRLTAWSEEDSPDLAEFGAIARTFSPLFAHATGDYPVLDDNSETGVRTALNAGLTDVVSAHPLVTMLIAARLRAEALAG from the coding sequence ATGACCGGATCGGCGCCCTTTCGGCACCCATCCGTCGTGTTGCTCGACGGTACCGCGACGCCGCCGCGAGACATCCTCGGCAACAAGGGATACGGCATCAACGCCATGCGCCGCGAGGGCTTGCCGGTGCCGCCGGCGTTTTGCATCACCACCGAGGTGTGCGCGCGCTACTTCGACAAGCCCGACGCCACCATTGAACTCATCCGCGACGAGGTGCGGTCGAAGCTGCGCTGGCTGGAGTCCGAGACAGCACGCACGTTCGGATCCGGACCGCGGCCGCTTTTGGTGAGCGTCCGCAGCGGCGCAGCGGTGCCGATGCCCGGGATGCTGGACACCGTGTTGAATTTGGGCATCGACGATGCCGTCCAGTCGGCTCTGGTCGCGCTGCACGGTGCCGAGTTCGCCGGTGACACCCGGCAACGCTTCGACCGCAGTTACCGATCCGTCGTGCTCGGCGACGAGAACGGCACAGTGCCCGAGGACCCCTTCGCGCAATTGAGCGGCGCGATCGGGGCGGTCTTCCGGTCGTGGTATTCCGCCCGGGCCATCGCCTACCGGACCCACCACGGACTCGGCGCGGCCGGCGGGACCGCGGTGGTGGTGCAGGCGATGGTTTTCGGCAATATGGACTCGGGATCCGGTACCGGCGTTCTGTTTTCCCGCAACCCCATGACCGGCGCCGACGAGCCGTTCGGCGAGTGGCTGCCCGGCGGCCAGGGCGAAGACATTGTTTCGGGCACTTCCCACGTGCAGCCGGTATCGGCGCTGCGCGCAGAGCAGCCGGAAATATACGACCAGTTGCTCAGCGCTGCAGGCACTCTCGAACGCATCGCCAAAGATGTCCAGGACATCGAGTTCACCGTCGAGCAGGGCAAGCTGTGGTTGTTGCAGACCCGGGTGGCCGAGCGGTCGGCGCAGGCCGCGGTGCGGCTGGCCCTGGCGCTGCGCGACGAAAACCTGATCACCGACTCCGAGGCGCTCTGCCGGGTAGATCCCGGGCAGGTCGAGATGCTGTTGCAACCATCGTTGCAACCCGAGACCAGGCTTGCTGCACCACTTTTGGCCAAGGGCCTGCCCGCCTGCCCCGGGGTGGTGTCCGGCATGGCCTACGACGACGTCGACGAGGCGATCGATGCGGCCGAGGACGGCCGCGATGTCATCTTGGTGCGCGCGGCCACCAGTCCCGACGACATCCACGGCATGATTGCCGCGCGCGGCATCGTCACCGACATCGGCGGTGCGACCAGTCATGCGGCCGTCGCGTCCCGCGAATTACACAAGCCGTCCGTCGTCGGTTGCGGCACCGGGGTCGCACGCATGCTCGCCGGCAGACAGGTGACCATCGACGGCACCGAAGGCGAAGTCCGCGAAGGCATCCTGCGCCTGACGGCGTGGTCGGAGGAAGACTCCCCCGACCTGGCAGAGTTCGGCGCGATCGCGCGCACCTTCAGTCCGTTGTTCGCGCACGCGACCGGGGACTATCCGGTGCTCGACGACAACTCCGAGACCGGTGTGCGGACGGCGCTGAACGCGGGGCTGACCGATGTCGTTTCGGCGCACCCGCTGGTCACCATGCTGATCGCGGCGCGCCTGCGGGCCGAGGCGCTAGCCGGCTGA
- the prpB gene encoding methylisocitrate lyase gives MTSPADRRTAFRTALNSGRLQRLPGAFSPLVAKAVAAAGFEGVYVSGAALAADLGLPDIGLTTLTEVAARGAQIAAATGLPTLIDADTGFGEPLNAARTVRLLEDAGLAGCHLEDQVNPKRCGHLDGKAVVSTADMVKRLRAAVSARRDPNFVICARTDAVDVEGRAAAIDRARAYADAGADMIFTEALTEPDDFAAFRAAVDVPLLANMTEFGKSPLLSTRRLADLGYNVVIYPVTTLRLAMFAIEAGLHEIDSTGTQLDLLGRMQHRSRLYELLRYADYNDFDADIHNFTLKGTADDHPDR, from the coding sequence GTGACCAGCCCGGCCGACAGGCGCACCGCCTTCCGGACAGCCCTGAATTCCGGCCGGCTGCAACGGCTTCCGGGCGCGTTTTCACCGCTGGTGGCCAAGGCCGTCGCGGCTGCGGGCTTCGAGGGTGTCTACGTCTCGGGTGCCGCGCTCGCGGCCGACCTGGGCCTACCGGACATCGGGCTGACCACGCTGACCGAGGTCGCGGCCCGCGGCGCGCAGATCGCGGCGGCCACCGGGCTGCCCACGCTGATCGACGCCGACACGGGGTTCGGGGAGCCGCTCAACGCCGCTCGCACCGTGCGCCTGCTGGAGGACGCCGGGCTGGCCGGATGCCATCTCGAGGACCAGGTCAACCCGAAGCGATGCGGACATCTGGACGGCAAGGCCGTCGTCTCGACCGCTGACATGGTCAAGCGTTTGCGCGCAGCGGTATCCGCGCGTCGCGACCCCAACTTCGTGATCTGCGCCCGCACCGACGCCGTGGACGTCGAGGGTCGCGCCGCGGCGATCGATCGTGCCCGGGCCTACGCCGACGCCGGCGCCGACATGATCTTCACCGAGGCGCTCACCGAACCGGACGACTTCGCGGCGTTCCGGGCCGCCGTCGATGTTCCGTTGCTGGCTAACATGACGGAATTCGGCAAGTCGCCACTGCTGAGCACGCGCCGACTGGCCGACCTGGGCTACAACGTCGTCATCTATCCCGTCACCACGTTGCGCCTGGCGATGTTCGCGATCGAAGCCGGACTGCACGAAATCGATTCGACGGGAACGCAACTCGATCTGCTGGGCCGGATGCAACACCGCAGCCGGCTCTACGAGCTACTGCGCTACGCGGACTACAACGACTTCGACGCCGATATCCACAACTTCACGCTGAAGGGAACCGCCGATGACCACCCCGACCGCTGA
- a CDS encoding HNH endonuclease signature motif containing protein produces MGSSTREEVQEDYEALHAVVSRIQEHSYEALTTPERLGLLEALEHETRRLRVPAHQLTNQLAHQATSEELGGKLTHALSDRLHISRAESTRRVAEADDLGPRRALTGEPLPPRLPATAAAQRDGAIADGHVTAIRQFFDQLPSWVDVETEAIAEQQLARWAAQFRPEQIRKLADRLTYCLNPDGDFTDADRARRRGLTLGNQDLDGMSRLSGWLTPEARATLEAVLAKLAAPGMCNPDELSPVVDGAPGEEAIQRDSRSASQRNHDGLQAALRAVLASGELGQHNGLPASIVVSTTLSELEGGSSKALTGGGTLLPMSDVIRLARHAHHYLAIFHKGHPIGLYHTKRLASPGQRIVLHAKERGCSAPGCDVPGYLCEVHHVDDYAACHSTDVDNLTFACGTHHRLIRPGGWATRKRTNGDTEWIPLPHLDRGQPRLNSLQHPEDLLSSDDDPD; encoded by the coding sequence GTGGGTTCGAGCACTCGCGAAGAGGTCCAAGAGGACTACGAGGCTCTGCATGCTGTCGTGTCTCGCATACAAGAACATTCCTACGAGGCGCTGACGACCCCGGAACGCTTGGGATTGTTGGAGGCGCTCGAACACGAGACGCGCCGGCTCCGGGTTCCCGCTCACCAGCTGACGAATCAGCTCGCGCATCAGGCCACCTCCGAGGAACTCGGCGGGAAGCTCACGCACGCCTTGTCCGACCGCTTGCACATCAGCCGCGCCGAATCAACACGGCGCGTGGCCGAGGCCGATGACCTGGGACCACGCCGAGCACTCACCGGCGAGCCGTTGCCGCCGCGGCTTCCGGCCACCGCCGCCGCCCAGCGCGACGGTGCCATCGCCGACGGCCACGTCACGGCCATCCGGCAGTTCTTCGATCAGTTGCCGTCCTGGGTAGACGTGGAGACCGAAGCCATTGCGGAGCAACAGTTGGCTCGCTGGGCCGCCCAGTTCCGCCCCGAACAGATTCGCAAGCTCGCCGACCGGCTCACCTATTGCCTGAACCCCGACGGCGATTTCACCGACGCGGATCGAGCCCGACGCCGCGGGCTGACGCTGGGCAACCAAGACCTCGACGGCATGTCGCGGCTCAGCGGCTGGCTGACCCCCGAAGCACGCGCCACCCTCGAGGCCGTGCTGGCTAAGCTGGCCGCCCCCGGCATGTGCAATCCCGACGAACTCTCACCCGTCGTCGACGGGGCTCCGGGCGAGGAGGCGATCCAACGTGACTCCCGCTCGGCGAGCCAACGCAACCATGACGGCTTGCAGGCGGCACTGCGCGCCGTGCTGGCCAGCGGAGAACTCGGTCAACACAACGGGTTACCAGCCTCCATCGTTGTAAGCACCACGCTGAGCGAATTGGAAGGAGGCTCGAGCAAGGCGCTCACCGGGGGCGGCACGCTGCTGCCCATGAGCGACGTCATCCGCCTGGCCCGGCACGCCCATCACTACCTGGCGATCTTCCACAAGGGCCACCCGATTGGGCTCTACCACACAAAGCGACTGGCCTCACCCGGCCAGCGAATCGTCCTGCACGCCAAGGAACGTGGCTGCTCGGCGCCCGGCTGCGACGTGCCCGGCTATCTCTGCGAGGTCCACCATGTCGACGACTACGCCGCCTGCCACAGCACCGACGTGGACAACCTCACGTTCGCGTGCGGCACGCATCATCGCCTGATCAGGCCCGGCGGCTGGGCCACCCGTAAACGCACCAACGGCGACACAGAATGGATCCCCCTGCCGCATCTCGATCGCGGACAGCCGCGCCTCAACAGCCTCCAACACCCCGAGGACCTGTTGAGCAGTGACGACGACCCCGACTAG
- the prpD gene encoding 2-methylcitrate dehydratase PrpD yields the protein MEMHQVRTRRSAEDFPRAEQLAAKIARVATDPVAVDAQTAEMVLNRIIDNAAVSAASVVRRPVTVARQQALAHRARQGAAVFGVEGSYSAEWAAWANGVAVRELDFHDTFLAAEYSHPGDNIPPLVAVAQQLGVRGSDLIRGLATAYEIQIDLVKGICLHEHKIDHVAHLGPSVAAGLGTMLRLDADTIYQAVGQALHLTTSTRQSRKGSISSWKAFAPAHAGKVAIEAVDRAMRGEGSPAPIWEGEDGVIAWLLGGPDRTYEVPLPAPGEPKRAILDSYTKEHSAEYQSQAPIDLARRLRERIGDLDQIATIVLHTSHHTHVVIGTGSGDPQKFDPDASRETLDHSLPYIFAVALQDGSWHHERSYAPERTHRPDTIALWHKISTVEDPEWTRRYHSNDPAEKAFGARAEVTLKSGEVLCDELALADAHPLGARPFAREQYVKKFGQLADDVVEPAEQQRFLAAVDSLADLKGGGLGALNVLVDPRVLDKAPVIPSGIFR from the coding sequence ATGGAGATGCACCAGGTCCGGACGCGGCGCAGCGCCGAGGATTTCCCGCGCGCTGAACAGCTGGCCGCCAAGATCGCCCGCGTCGCGACCGACCCGGTCGCCGTCGACGCACAGACCGCCGAGATGGTGCTCAACCGGATCATCGACAATGCAGCCGTCAGTGCGGCCTCGGTGGTGCGGCGTCCCGTCACCGTCGCCCGCCAGCAGGCGCTGGCCCACCGCGCCCGGCAGGGGGCGGCCGTCTTCGGCGTCGAGGGCAGCTATTCTGCGGAGTGGGCAGCCTGGGCGAACGGCGTCGCAGTGCGCGAACTCGACTTCCACGACACGTTTTTGGCGGCCGAGTACTCCCATCCCGGCGACAACATTCCCCCGCTGGTCGCCGTTGCCCAGCAGCTGGGGGTGCGCGGCTCCGACTTGATTCGCGGCCTGGCCACCGCATACGAGATCCAGATCGATCTGGTCAAGGGAATCTGCCTGCACGAGCACAAGATTGACCACGTCGCCCACCTCGGCCCGTCGGTGGCGGCCGGCTTGGGAACGATGCTCCGGCTGGACGCCGACACGATCTACCAGGCCGTCGGTCAGGCGCTGCATCTGACCACCAGCACCCGCCAGTCCCGGAAGGGCTCGATCTCCAGTTGGAAGGCGTTCGCTCCCGCCCACGCCGGAAAGGTCGCCATCGAGGCGGTCGATCGCGCGATGCGCGGTGAGGGATCGCCTGCGCCGATCTGGGAAGGCGAGGACGGCGTCATCGCCTGGTTGCTCGGCGGGCCCGACCGCACTTACGAGGTGCCGTTGCCCGCTCCCGGCGAGCCCAAGCGCGCCATCCTGGACAGCTACACCAAAGAGCACTCCGCGGAATACCAGAGCCAGGCGCCGATCGACCTGGCCCGCCGGCTGCGCGAACGCATCGGTGACCTCGACCAGATCGCGACGATCGTGCTGCACACCAGCCACCACACGCATGTGGTGATCGGCACCGGCTCCGGCGATCCGCAGAAGTTCGATCCGGACGCGTCACGTGAGACGCTGGACCACTCGCTGCCCTATATCTTCGCCGTTGCCCTGCAGGACGGCAGCTGGCACCACGAGCGTTCCTACGCTCCGGAGCGCACGCACCGGCCTGACACCATCGCGCTATGGCACAAGATCTCCACCGTCGAGGATCCGGAGTGGACGCGCCGATACCATTCGAATGACCCGGCCGAGAAGGCCTTTGGGGCGCGGGCGGAGGTGACGCTCAAGAGCGGTGAGGTGCTCTGCGACGAGCTCGCGCTGGCCGATGCTCATCCGCTGGGCGCCCGGCCGTTCGCGCGCGAGCAATACGTCAAGAAGTTCGGCCAGCTGGCCGATGACGTCGTGGAACCTGCTGAGCAGCAACGGTTCTTGGCCGCCGTGGACTCGCTTGCCGACCTCAAGGGCGGCGGGCTGGGCGCGCTGAACGTCTTGGTCGACCCGCGGGTGCTGGACAAGGCGCCAGTGATCCCGTCGGGGATATTCCGGTGA
- a CDS encoding short-chain fatty acyl-CoA regulator family protein codes for MRTRFWSKVATVARTISRTFSGARLRRLRQERGLTQAALAQALNLSTSYVNQLENDQRPITVPVLIALTERFELPPQFFSSDTDARLVADLSDLFAEIGAEHGVTRGQIQELVARMPEIGRSLVTVHRRLRDATGELDGYRSRATADTALPLERPMPFEEVRDFFYDRNNYIGDLDLAAEQMAAQSGLRAGGLDVQLTELMRDRLGIAVVVDDTLPETTKRRYEADAKVLRVARWLMPGQRAFQIATQLALLTQSDLIAAVVATDEQLSAESRGVARIGLANYFAGAFLLPYREFHAAAEELRYDIDLLGRRFGVGFETVCHRLSTLQRPQQRGVPFIFVRTDKAGNISKRQSATAFHFSRVGGSCPLWVVHDAFAQPGRIVRQVAQMPDGRSYFWVAKTTAPEGRRFLDQHKAFAIGLGCDLAYAEKLIYSTGVVLDDPTTAVPIGAGCKICNREACTQRAFPYLGGRVVVDENAGSSLPYSSTGQPL; via the coding sequence TTGCGAACACGATTTTGGAGTAAGGTGGCAACGGTGGCTCGAACCATTTCCAGGACGTTTTCGGGCGCCCGGCTGCGGCGACTGCGGCAGGAACGCGGGCTCACCCAGGCCGCCCTCGCCCAAGCCCTGAACCTGTCCACCAGTTACGTCAACCAGCTGGAGAACGACCAGCGGCCGATCACCGTGCCGGTGCTGATCGCGCTCACCGAGCGCTTCGAGCTGCCGCCGCAGTTCTTCTCCTCCGACACCGACGCCCGCCTGGTGGCCGACCTGTCCGACCTGTTCGCCGAGATCGGCGCCGAGCACGGCGTGACCCGCGGCCAGATCCAAGAGTTGGTCGCCCGCATGCCCGAGATCGGCCGCAGCCTGGTCACCGTTCACCGGCGGCTGCGCGATGCCACCGGCGAGCTGGACGGCTATCGATCTCGTGCGACGGCCGACACCGCACTGCCGCTGGAGCGGCCGATGCCCTTCGAAGAGGTGCGCGACTTCTTCTACGACCGCAACAACTACATCGGCGATCTCGACCTCGCCGCCGAGCAGATGGCGGCCCAGAGTGGGCTTCGCGCAGGCGGATTGGATGTCCAGCTGACCGAGCTGATGCGGGACCGCCTCGGGATCGCGGTGGTGGTCGACGACACCCTGCCCGAGACCACCAAGCGCCGCTACGAAGCCGACGCCAAGGTGCTGCGGGTGGCTCGCTGGCTGATGCCCGGCCAGCGCGCCTTCCAGATCGCCACCCAGCTGGCCCTGCTCACGCAGTCCGACCTGATCGCGGCCGTGGTCGCCACCGACGAACAGCTCAGTGCCGAGTCCCGCGGTGTCGCCCGCATCGGACTGGCCAACTACTTCGCCGGTGCTTTCCTGCTGCCTTATCGTGAGTTCCATGCTGCCGCAGAAGAATTACGGTACGACATCGACCTGCTGGGTCGTCGTTTCGGTGTCGGCTTCGAGACCGTCTGTCATCGGCTTTCCACCCTGCAGCGCCCGCAACAACGTGGGGTGCCGTTCATTTTCGTGCGTACCGACAAGGCCGGCAACATCTCGAAACGCCAGTCCGCCACCGCGTTCCATTTCAGCCGGGTCGGCGGCAGCTGTCCACTGTGGGTGGTGCACGATGCCTTCGCCCAGCCGGGGCGCATCGTCCGCCAGGTTGCCCAAATGCCCGACGGGCGATCATACTTCTGGGTCGCCAAGACCACTGCGCCCGAAGGCCGCAGATTTTTGGACCAACACAAGGCCTTTGCCATCGGGCTGGGCTGCGACCTGGCCTATGCCGAAAAACTGATCTACTCCACCGGCGTCGTACTCGACGACCCCACTACCGCCGTCCCGATCGGTGCGGGCTGCAAGATCTGCAATCGGGAAGCGTGCACACAACGCGCCTTCCCCTACCTGGGCGGCCGAGTGGTGGTGGACGAGAACGCCGGCAGCAGCCTGCCCTATTCGTCGACGGGCCAGCCGCTGTGA
- a CDS encoding bifunctional 2-methylcitrate synthase/citrate synthase, producing MTTPTAEIKKGLAGVVVDTTAISKVVPETNSLTYRGYPVQDLAAHCSFEQVAFLLWRGELPTDAELALFCQRERASRRVDRSMLSLLTKLPDNCHPMDVIRTAISYLGAEDPDEDDDSANRAKSLRMLAVLPTIVAVDMRRRRGLAPIAPHSGLGYTENFLQMCFGEVPEPTVVRAFEQSMILYAEHGFNASTFAARVVTSTQSDIYSAVTGAIGALKGALHGGANEAVMHDMLAIADPGNAREWLHDKLARKEKVMGFGHRVYKNGDSRVPTMKRALADVAAIRDGQRWLDIYTILEAEMWDATGIKPNLDFPTGPAYHLMGFDIGSFTPIFVMSRITGWTAHVMEQAAANSLIRPLSAYSGRAQRALAHR from the coding sequence ATGACCACCCCGACCGCTGAGATCAAGAAGGGCCTTGCGGGCGTCGTGGTGGACACCACCGCGATCTCGAAGGTGGTACCGGAGACGAATTCGCTGACCTATCGTGGTTATCCGGTCCAGGACCTGGCCGCGCACTGCAGCTTCGAGCAGGTCGCCTTCCTGCTGTGGCGCGGCGAACTGCCCACCGATGCCGAACTCGCGTTGTTCTGCCAACGGGAGCGGGCCAGTCGCCGGGTCGACCGGTCGATGCTGTCGCTGCTGACAAAGCTGCCCGACAACTGCCACCCGATGGATGTGATACGCACCGCCATCAGCTATTTGGGCGCCGAGGATCCCGACGAGGACGACGACTCGGCGAATCGCGCGAAGTCGCTGCGCATGCTCGCGGTGCTGCCCACGATCGTTGCCGTGGACATGCGGCGGCGGCGCGGCCTGGCGCCGATCGCGCCGCACAGCGGCCTGGGTTACACCGAGAACTTTTTGCAGATGTGCTTCGGCGAGGTCCCCGAACCGACGGTCGTCCGGGCGTTCGAGCAGTCGATGATCCTCTACGCCGAGCACGGTTTCAACGCTTCCACCTTCGCCGCACGGGTGGTGACGTCGACGCAGTCGGACATCTACAGCGCGGTGACCGGGGCCATCGGTGCCCTCAAGGGCGCGCTGCACGGCGGCGCCAACGAAGCGGTGATGCACGACATGCTCGCGATCGCCGATCCGGGGAATGCGCGAGAATGGCTGCACGACAAGCTTGCTCGCAAGGAAAAGGTCATGGGATTCGGACATCGGGTGTACAAGAACGGTGACTCCCGGGTGCCGACAATGAAGCGGGCGCTGGCCGATGTGGCCGCCATTCGTGACGGCCAGCGCTGGCTGGACATCTACACCATCTTGGAAGCCGAGATGTGGGATGCCACCGGTATCAAACCCAATCTCGACTTCCCGACCGGCCCCGCTTATCACCTGATGGGCTTCGACATCGGCAGCTTCACGCCGATATTCGTGATGAGCAGGATCACCGGATGGACCGCCCACGTCATGGAGCAGGCGGCGGCCAACTCGTTGATCCGCCCGTTGAGCGCCTACTCGGGTCGCGCGCAGCGCGCCCTGGCGCACCGATGA
- a CDS encoding DoxX family protein, with amino-acid sequence MTPYASYQDVGLLVLRLVLGVTLAAHGYNKFFGGGRIPGTARWFESIGMKPGKFHATVAATTELAAGLGLAVGLLTPIPAAGFVSLMLVAAWTVHRHNGFFIVKEGWEYNLVLAIAAIAVATLGPGRFSLDWAIFGVNNPLMGWNGLAISVVLGLAGAVGQLLIFYRPPAQQAS; translated from the coding sequence ATGACTCCCTACGCGTCTTATCAGGATGTCGGGTTACTGGTTCTGCGGCTGGTGTTGGGCGTGACGTTGGCTGCGCATGGCTACAACAAATTCTTCGGCGGAGGTCGCATACCGGGCACCGCGCGCTGGTTCGAGAGCATCGGCATGAAGCCGGGGAAGTTCCACGCCACCGTGGCGGCCACCACCGAACTCGCCGCCGGGCTGGGCCTGGCGGTCGGGTTGCTCACCCCCATTCCGGCGGCGGGCTTCGTGTCGTTGATGTTGGTCGCGGCCTGGACGGTGCATCGCCACAACGGCTTCTTCATCGTCAAGGAGGGCTGGGAGTACAACCTGGTCCTCGCGATTGCCGCGATCGCGGTCGCCACCCTGGGGCCCGGCAGATTCAGCCTGGACTGGGCGATCTTCGGCGTCAACAACCCGCTGATGGGCTGGAACGGCCTGGCCATCTCCGTGGTGCTCGGCCTCGCCGGCGCCGTCGGCCAGCTTCTGATCTTCTATCGGCCGCCGGCCCAGCAAGCGAGCTAG
- a CDS encoding flavin monoamine oxidase family protein, with product MADVDYCVVGAGFAGLTAAFRLKQAGHSVALLEARDRVGGRTYCVTRDDGVWIDRGGAWIGPGQDRIYALMKEFGVPEYKQNNDGDAIMIVDGKKHRYRGTIPWTMSPWAIANLGIGLASIDEMCEEIPLEAPWEAKKAHEWDRISVGAWIHRHTASGQAREMLDMALGGTYTSDASETSLLWLLTQMGSSGGGATFVISGKGGAQDARPVGGMGALHRPMVAELGDALHLSQPVRQIAQDADGATVRAADLKVRARRVIVAIPLAIATSIDYEPALPLDRALLHQRVPSGAVIKTSICYDEPFWRGDGLSGQSSSPGSPATLTIDACTDTADPGIMCVITEGPAARKLTYLDEAEQKSILINEVVDRFGSKAKEPREFHLQNWSTERYSGGGMIGHTPTGVLTQFGYTLREPCGRIHWAGTESSAKMCGWIDGAIRSGERAAAEVTTAETATIA from the coding sequence ATGGCGGACGTCGACTATTGCGTGGTCGGAGCGGGTTTCGCGGGTTTGACGGCCGCGTTCCGCCTTAAGCAGGCCGGGCACTCGGTGGCCTTGCTGGAGGCGCGCGACCGGGTCGGCGGTCGCACGTACTGCGTCACGCGCGACGACGGGGTGTGGATCGATCGCGGTGGCGCGTGGATCGGGCCGGGTCAGGACCGGATCTATGCGCTGATGAAAGAGTTCGGCGTTCCGGAGTACAAGCAGAACAACGACGGCGACGCGATCATGATCGTCGACGGGAAGAAGCACCGCTACCGCGGCACCATCCCGTGGACCATGAGTCCCTGGGCGATCGCCAACCTCGGCATCGGCCTGGCCTCCATAGACGAGATGTGCGAAGAGATTCCGCTCGAAGCCCCCTGGGAAGCCAAGAAGGCCCACGAGTGGGACCGCATCAGCGTCGGCGCATGGATCCATAGGCACACGGCGTCCGGGCAGGCCCGCGAGATGCTGGACATGGCGCTGGGCGGCACCTACACCTCCGACGCTTCCGAGACGTCGCTGTTGTGGCTACTGACGCAGATGGGATCCTCCGGCGGCGGCGCCACTTTCGTGATCTCCGGCAAGGGCGGCGCGCAGGACGCGCGTCCGGTCGGCGGCATGGGCGCCCTGCACCGCCCGATGGTGGCGGAACTCGGTGACGCGCTGCACCTTTCGCAACCGGTCCGCCAGATCGCACAGGACGCCGACGGCGCGACGGTCCGCGCGGCCGACCTGAAGGTGCGGGCCCGACGGGTCATCGTCGCGATCCCGCTGGCGATCGCGACTTCGATCGACTACGAACCCGCGCTGCCGCTGGATCGGGCCCTTTTGCACCAGCGGGTGCCGAGCGGCGCGGTCATCAAGACCTCGATCTGCTACGACGAGCCGTTCTGGCGCGGCGACGGACTGTCCGGTCAGTCCTCCTCGCCGGGATCGCCCGCGACCCTGACCATCGACGCCTGCACCGACACCGCGGACCCGGGGATCATGTGCGTCATCACCGAGGGGCCCGCGGCGCGCAAGCTGACCTACCTCGACGAGGCCGAGCAGAAGTCGATCCTGATCAACGAAGTCGTCGACCGGTTCGGCAGCAAGGCCAAAGAGCCGCGCGAATTCCATCTGCAGAACTGGAGCACCGAGCGTTACTCCGGCGGCGGGATGATCGGCCACACCCCCACCGGCGTGCTGACCCAATTCGGCTACACCCTGCGCGAGCCCTGCGGCCGAATCCATTGGGCCGGCACCGAGAGCTCGGCGAAGATGTGCGGCTGGATCGACGGCGCGATTCGTTCCGGGGAGCGCGCCGCGGCCGAGGTCACGACGGCCGAAACCGCCACCATCGCCTAG